The proteins below are encoded in one region of Planctomycetia bacterium:
- a CDS encoding UbiA family prenyltransferase yields the protein MYDLPPSARPAFSWRALLQLLRLPNVFTAFADVLLGYLITHASVDDGITWGLLLVASGCLYLAGMALNDVFDREIDAIERPQRPIPSGRIALRTAARTGWGLLAAGVACTAVVGLRENQSAMFPGTLLIGGALAVMVVAYDGYLKRTPLGPVGMGGCRTLNVMLGMSAAPLDAWHPMHLWIAAGLGVYVAGLTWFARQEATTSRRPQLAMAALVMLGALTALSQYPRTTDELLPAFMRPNYAVAETWRWHALWLASGALIGHRLLRAILSPTPRHVQLAVKSSILAIVVLDAICCLGVCGPTPALLMLLLLAPALWLGRWIYST from the coding sequence GTGTACGACTTGCCGCCATCCGCCCGCCCTGCGTTTTCTTGGCGCGCCTTGCTGCAACTGTTGCGGCTGCCGAATGTATTTACGGCTTTCGCGGACGTGTTGCTCGGCTACTTGATCACGCATGCATCCGTCGATGACGGAATCACCTGGGGACTTTTGCTGGTCGCCAGCGGGTGCTTGTATCTCGCCGGCATGGCGCTGAACGACGTGTTCGATCGCGAGATCGACGCGATCGAGCGTCCGCAACGACCGATTCCCTCGGGACGGATTGCGCTGCGTACCGCTGCGCGAACGGGTTGGGGACTGCTGGCTGCTGGAGTGGCATGTACGGCGGTTGTTGGCTTGCGCGAAAATCAAAGCGCGATGTTTCCCGGTACGTTGTTGATCGGCGGGGCGTTGGCCGTGATGGTCGTGGCGTACGACGGCTACTTGAAGCGCACGCCGCTCGGCCCTGTCGGCATGGGCGGCTGCCGCACGCTGAATGTGATGCTCGGCATGAGCGCCGCGCCGCTCGACGCCTGGCATCCCATGCATCTTTGGATCGCCGCGGGACTGGGCGTGTATGTCGCCGGATTGACCTGGTTCGCACGGCAAGAGGCGACGACGAGTCGGCGACCCCAACTTGCGATGGCGGCTTTGGTGATGCTCGGGGCGCTCACGGCGCTGTCGCAATACCCGCGCACGACGGACGAACTGCTGCCGGCATTCATGCGACCCAACTACGCGGTCGCCGAGACCTGGCGTTGGCATGCGCTCTGGCTGGCGAGCGGCGCCCTGATCGGGCATCGGCTGCTGCGAGCGATTCTTTCCCCGACGCCGCGCCACGTGCAGTTGGCGGTCAAGTCGTCGATTCTGGCGATCGTGGTGCTGGATGCGATCTGCTGTCTTGGCGTCTGTGGTCCGACGCCGGCGCTGTTGATGCTATTGCTGCTGGCGCCGGCGCTTTGGTTGGGACGCTGGATCTATTCCACATAG
- a CDS encoding DUF1559 domain-containing protein, translated as MVSRRRSGFTLVELLVVIAIIGILIALLLPALQVAREAARKAQCQNNLKQIGLALHNYENTHKNFPIGIYQSVGCAWSGYLLPYMEQNSHFKNFRFDLGEGSQQMQWAFSSRATPAAQRTPMMTACETHFPVYKCPSAPFPDNIYNTSADDWVLPMRAPSTYLGCGSGTLTNDENGINKRTKAVVKCAFLNEDGILLGVHSSGLNASVGPSTIVGIKNIKDGMSNTIVVGEALPDGQPYLNREDVSGGGRPQPGQVYPPGGRKDHWAIGGDDADLNDGVDGSEFLGSTGVPMSTTTEIAFGSAHNGGCFVCMGDGSVKFQNDTIELISWSRMGSRADLLTIKADP; from the coding sequence ATGGTTTCGCGACGTCGGTCGGGCTTTACGCTCGTCGAACTGTTGGTCGTCATCGCCATCATTGGCATTCTCATCGCGCTCTTGTTGCCGGCGCTCCAGGTAGCGCGGGAAGCCGCCCGCAAGGCGCAGTGCCAGAACAACTTGAAACAGATCGGCTTGGCGCTCCACAACTACGAGAACACCCACAAGAACTTCCCGATCGGCATCTACCAGTCGGTCGGCTGCGCCTGGTCGGGCTATCTGCTGCCGTACATGGAGCAGAACTCGCACTTCAAGAACTTCCGCTTCGATCTCGGCGAAGGCAGTCAGCAGATGCAGTGGGCGTTTTCCAGCCGCGCCACGCCGGCCGCACAGCGAACGCCGATGATGACGGCCTGCGAAACCCATTTCCCCGTTTACAAGTGCCCGAGCGCTCCGTTTCCAGACAACATTTACAACACCTCCGCAGACGACTGGGTGTTGCCGATGCGGGCGCCTTCAACGTACTTGGGCTGCGGTTCAGGAACTCTCACCAACGACGAGAATGGCATCAATAAACGCACGAAGGCAGTGGTCAAGTGCGCATTCTTAAATGAGGACGGAATTCTGCTGGGGGTTCATAGCTCTGGCCTGAATGCCTCGGTAGGCCCCAGCACGATCGTCGGGATCAAAAACATCAAGGACGGCATGTCGAACACGATTGTCGTCGGCGAGGCGCTCCCCGATGGACAGCCTTACTTGAACCGTGAAGATGTGAGCGGCGGCGGGCGCCCTCAACCAGGTCAGGTTTACCCTCCGGGAGGTCGCAAGGATCATTGGGCGATTGGCGGCGATGACGCCGACCTGAACGACGGAGTGGACGGCTCGGAGTTTCTGGGCTCGACGGGCGTGCCGATGAGCACCACTACCGAAATCGCCTTCGGCAGCGCCCACAACGGCGGCTGCTTCGTCTGCATGGGCGACGGCTCGGTGAAGTTCCAGAACGACACCATTGAACTGATCAGTTGGAGTCGGATGGGGTCCAGAGCGGACCTCCTGACGATCAAGGCCGATCCGTGA
- a CDS encoding PEP-CTERM sorting domain-containing protein, with amino-acid sequence MIIRLSRKRNAAAAALAAWLSASPATSYGTTFFYEDFDGVTLKPAVNEAIPVDLLGWTDVPPAGWTVDDSGVPGALSGDDLRDGRTEWAGWSFASKEFWTTADDQGRTDFDRASGNVAVADPDEWDDQAHDPITSTATTYNARMATPTFSVAGFRPGKLFLTYDSSFRPEGPDDNADAYNDQSPVVRASWGGAANVEILRWTSDPAAAMGGTVMREDNNTNDSITIPLTVPAGATTLKLDFGLERAENDWWWAIDNVAVADALPKFKVVIDSVDGDVALVNGSNKPLDLKGYTITSASGSLLPANWDSLQSSGDAGAGWLTNVNASTGNLTETNLNGSFLLEPGDSLYLGKLFKLGDSTDGFALQILEAGKPAAASFVEIDDFTPDTDPGQLGDTDNDDDVDITDLNNVRNNFSGNGLGDTDGDNDVDITDLNNVRNNFGAVPGANAVPEPSTFGLLGLGAIVAGWFTRRRR; translated from the coding sequence ATGATCATTCGTCTTTCCAGAAAACGCAACGCTGCCGCTGCGGCGTTGGCGGCGTGGCTCAGCGCCTCGCCTGCCACCTCGTACGGCACCACGTTTTTCTACGAAGACTTCGACGGCGTCACGCTGAAGCCGGCAGTGAACGAAGCCATTCCGGTTGACTTGCTCGGCTGGACCGACGTCCCGCCGGCCGGTTGGACCGTCGACGACAGCGGAGTCCCGGGCGCCTTGAGCGGCGACGACCTGCGGGACGGCCGTACCGAGTGGGCCGGCTGGTCGTTCGCCAGCAAAGAGTTCTGGACCACGGCAGACGATCAGGGCCGCACCGACTTCGACCGAGCGAGCGGCAATGTCGCCGTGGCCGACCCCGACGAATGGGACGATCAGGCGCATGATCCCATCACGAGCACTGCCACCACCTACAACGCCCGCATGGCGACGCCGACGTTCAGCGTCGCCGGGTTCCGCCCTGGCAAGTTGTTCTTGACGTACGACTCGAGTTTCCGTCCCGAGGGGCCGGATGACAATGCCGACGCGTACAACGATCAGTCTCCCGTGGTCAGGGCGAGCTGGGGTGGCGCGGCGAATGTCGAGATTCTCCGTTGGACGTCCGACCCAGCGGCCGCGATGGGCGGCACGGTGATGCGGGAAGACAACAATACCAACGACTCAATCACCATTCCTTTGACCGTTCCGGCTGGCGCCACGACGCTGAAGCTGGACTTTGGTCTCGAACGGGCCGAGAACGATTGGTGGTGGGCGATCGACAATGTCGCGGTGGCGGATGCGCTGCCGAAGTTCAAGGTCGTCATCGACAGCGTGGACGGCGATGTCGCGTTGGTCAACGGCTCGAACAAGCCGCTCGATCTGAAGGGATACACGATCACTTCCGCCAGCGGCAGCTTGTTGCCGGCCAATTGGGATAGTCTGCAATCGTCCGGCGACGCCGGCGCCGGCTGGTTGACGAATGTGAACGCGTCGACAGGCAACCTGACCGAGACCAATCTGAACGGATCGTTCCTGCTGGAGCCGGGCGATTCGTTGTATCTTGGCAAGCTTTTCAAGTTGGGCGACTCCACGGACGGCTTCGCCTTGCAGATTCTGGAAGCCGGCAAGCCAGCGGCCGCCAGCTTCGTGGAAATCGATGATTTCACGCCGGATACCGACCCGGGCCAGTTGGGTGACACCGACAACGATGACGATGTGGACATTACCGACTTGAACAATGTCCGCAACAATTTCAGCGGAAACGGGTTGGGCGACACCGATGGCGACAACGATGTCGATATCACCGACTTGAACAACGTTCGCAACAACTTCGGCGCCGTGCCGGGGGCGAACGCGGTTCCGGAACCGTCGACCTTCGGGCTGTTGGGCCTGGGGGCCATCGTCGCAGGATGGTTCACGCGGCGTCGCCGGTAG
- a CDS encoding coproporphyrinogen-III oxidase family protein gives MSTEATKTEVGSYFISNYPPFSQWSREQVDDARAAMAAPPADVPLGLYLHIPFCRKRCKFCYFRVYTDKNAGDVETYVSALSREIELVSKLPVMGERPFRFVYFGGGTPSFLSAKQLTSLVDRLRANIDWSLAEEVTFECEPGTLSKPKIETLRELGVTRLSLGVENFSDAVLEENGRAHLSGEVYKSWEWIREQQFPNVNIDLISGMVGESWDNWRENIRRTIELSPDSVTIYQLELPFNTVYSKDILGNQIEISVADWPTKRDWLNFAYDELIGAGYAVSSAYTLVKDKSKVNFSYRDNLWRGSDLLATGVASFGHVSGVHYQNLPEWGDYVGTLERGELPLHRAMRVTPHQALVRELILQLKTGRLEAGYFRDKFGVEIAEEWREVWNEYVEEGYVTVDGDRIELTRAGLLRADGLLPAFFEPEHQGVRYT, from the coding sequence ATGTCCACCGAAGCTACCAAAACTGAAGTCGGCAGCTACTTCATCTCCAACTACCCGCCCTTTTCGCAATGGTCGCGGGAGCAGGTGGATGATGCGCGGGCCGCGATGGCCGCGCCACCGGCGGACGTGCCGCTGGGATTGTACTTGCATATTCCGTTCTGCCGGAAGCGATGCAAGTTCTGTTATTTTCGCGTCTACACCGACAAGAACGCCGGCGATGTGGAGACCTACGTCTCCGCCTTGTCGCGCGAGATCGAATTGGTCAGCAAGCTGCCGGTGATGGGCGAGCGGCCGTTCCGCTTCGTGTACTTCGGCGGCGGGACGCCTTCGTTCCTGAGCGCCAAGCAACTCACGTCGCTCGTCGATCGCTTGCGAGCCAACATCGATTGGAGCCTGGCCGAGGAAGTCACGTTCGAATGCGAACCGGGTACGCTTTCCAAGCCGAAGATCGAAACACTCCGCGAGTTGGGCGTGACGCGGTTGAGCCTCGGCGTGGAAAACTTCAGCGACGCGGTGCTGGAAGAAAACGGTCGCGCGCACCTTTCGGGCGAAGTCTACAAATCCTGGGAATGGATCCGCGAACAGCAATTCCCGAACGTGAATATCGACCTCATCTCCGGGATGGTCGGCGAGTCCTGGGACAATTGGCGCGAAAACATCCGCCGCACGATCGAGCTGTCGCCGGATAGCGTGACGATCTACCAATTGGAACTGCCGTTCAACACGGTGTATTCAAAGGACATCCTCGGCAACCAGATTGAAATCTCGGTCGCCGATTGGCCGACCAAGCGCGATTGGCTGAACTTCGCCTATGACGAATTGATCGGCGCGGGCTATGCCGTGTCGAGCGCTTACACGCTGGTCAAAGACAAGAGCAAGGTGAACTTCAGCTACCGCGACAATCTTTGGCGCGGCTCGGACTTGCTGGCGACGGGCGTGGCGAGCTTCGGGCATGTCTCCGGCGTCCATTATCAGAACCTGCCGGAATGGGGCGACTACGTCGGGACGTTGGAGCGCGGCGAGTTGCCGCTGCACCGCGCGATGCGCGTCACGCCGCACCAGGCGCTGGTGCGCGAGTTGATCCTGCAGCTCAAGACCGGGCGCCTCGAAGCGGGCTACTTCCGCGACAAGTTCGGCGTGGAGATCGCCGAAGAGTGGCGCGAGGTTTGGAATGAATATGTCGAGGAAGGTTACGTCACGGTCGACGGCGATCGCATCGAATTGACGCGTGCCGGCTTGCTCCGCGCCGACGGCCTGTTGCCGGCCTTCTTCGAACCGGAACATCAGGGCGTGAGGTACACTTGA
- a CDS encoding PQQ-binding-like beta-propeller repeat protein: MPRRTEQISISRRQALGALAVGVLGSRLSFGGTPAGSDPPTNWPLFRGDSLSSGVAKAPLPEKLELLWKTTYPEIGFEATAAIVDGVVYAATLDGKLVALNLADGEERWRAQGAEIGFTASPAFSAGKIYAGDADGKFYCFDAANGQAIWQFSAEAPIDAGANFYQDKVLFGSEDATLYCLNAADGTEAWRFQIGDQIRCCPTIVENIGFVAGCDGALHLIDLDVGKETKSVAIDAPTGCTPAVLGDRIYFGTTAATFFCIDWRKATEEWRFTAPRRSTQFRASAAVAEDIVVVGGQDRTVYAFEPSQGTELWKFAAKSRVDSSPVIAGDRIYVGSGDGRLYALDRKSGEVRWEYESVGSFNASPAVYGDKLVIGNTTGDLLCFGKKA, translated from the coding sequence ATGCCGCGACGCACTGAGCAGATTTCGATCAGTCGACGTCAAGCGCTTGGCGCATTGGCAGTCGGTGTGCTGGGCTCGCGTCTTTCGTTCGGCGGTACGCCGGCCGGAAGCGATCCGCCCACCAATTGGCCGCTGTTTCGTGGCGATTCGCTCTCGTCGGGCGTTGCCAAAGCGCCCCTGCCGGAGAAGTTGGAACTGCTCTGGAAGACGACGTATCCGGAAATCGGCTTCGAAGCGACGGCCGCGATTGTGGACGGCGTCGTCTATGCCGCGACGCTCGACGGCAAGCTCGTGGCGTTGAATCTCGCCGATGGCGAAGAACGCTGGCGCGCGCAAGGCGCGGAGATTGGCTTTACCGCTTCGCCGGCATTCAGCGCTGGCAAGATTTACGCCGGCGACGCGGACGGCAAGTTCTACTGCTTCGACGCCGCGAACGGCCAGGCGATCTGGCAATTCAGCGCGGAAGCGCCGATCGACGCCGGCGCGAATTTCTACCAGGACAAGGTGCTGTTCGGCTCCGAGGACGCGACGCTCTACTGTTTGAACGCCGCCGACGGAACGGAAGCCTGGCGGTTTCAGATCGGCGACCAGATTCGCTGCTGCCCGACGATTGTTGAGAATATCGGCTTTGTCGCGGGTTGTGACGGCGCGCTGCATTTGATCGATCTCGACGTCGGCAAGGAAACCAAGAGCGTGGCGATTGATGCTCCTACCGGCTGCACGCCCGCGGTGCTCGGCGATCGCATCTACTTCGGCACCACGGCGGCGACTTTTTTCTGCATCGATTGGCGCAAGGCCACTGAGGAATGGCGTTTCACCGCGCCGCGCCGCAGCACGCAATTCCGTGCCTCCGCCGCGGTGGCTGAGGACATCGTCGTCGTGGGCGGGCAAGATCGCACGGTGTACGCGTTCGAACCTTCACAGGGGACGGAACTCTGGAAGTTCGCCGCCAAGTCCCGCGTCGATAGCTCGCCCGTCATCGCTGGCGACCGCATCTACGTTGGCTCCGGCGACGGGCGATTGTATGCCCTCGATCGCAAGAGCGGCGAAGTCCGCTGGGAGTACGAATCGGTCGGCAGTTTCAACGCCTCGCCCGCGGTCTATGGAGACAAGCTCGTCATCGGCAACACGACGGGGGATTTGCTCTGCTTTGGAAAGAAGGCGTGA
- a CDS encoding LamG-like jellyroll fold domain-containing protein, protein MRQTAWLAMLAAAGLAVVAGGTTTLRAALQDNLVVHLALDGNTNDSSPRNNDAVAGPGGAFYLPGPNADEVTRDPYIGSGSLDLTYGTSNEYVSLVNTLSDISFGTSTDFSVTLWAQRINDDVRPEIDDPSFISNKNWAGGGNPGWLIFADNDGWNWNWATEVAGSRRNFTGGALPAGEWHHIAVTHDRDGLATFYNDGIQVGSVSLSAGNVDTTALGFNTNIGQDGTGAYGPTLSHNLDDIGIWRRVLTPAEVFTILKEGRGGLDISEITTTLVPGDVNVDNVTNAADYALWNANVGFSTGTGAGTPASFAKGDADYNGIIDLADFKLIADNATPGLGVPEPGSLALAACGLGAFALLRRRGARR, encoded by the coding sequence ATGAGACAGACAGCTTGGTTGGCCATGCTCGCCGCGGCGGGACTGGCGGTCGTCGCCGGGGGCACGACCACCCTCCGGGCAGCGCTTCAGGACAACCTGGTCGTACATTTGGCGCTGGACGGCAATACGAACGATTCTTCGCCACGCAACAACGACGCCGTGGCCGGTCCGGGCGGCGCGTTCTACCTGCCTGGTCCGAACGCGGACGAAGTGACTCGCGATCCGTATATCGGTTCCGGCTCGCTCGACCTGACCTACGGCACGTCGAACGAATACGTCTCACTCGTGAACACGTTGTCCGATATTTCGTTCGGCACCAGCACCGATTTCTCGGTCACGCTCTGGGCCCAGCGGATCAACGACGACGTCCGCCCGGAAATTGACGACCCCTCGTTCATCAGCAACAAGAACTGGGCCGGCGGCGGCAATCCAGGCTGGTTGATCTTCGCGGACAACGATGGTTGGAACTGGAACTGGGCCACGGAAGTGGCTGGTTCCCGTCGCAACTTCACCGGGGGAGCACTGCCCGCGGGCGAGTGGCACCACATCGCCGTCACCCATGATCGCGACGGCCTGGCGACGTTTTACAACGATGGCATTCAGGTTGGCTCGGTCAGCCTGAGCGCTGGCAACGTCGACACGACTGCCTTGGGATTCAACACGAATATCGGGCAAGACGGCACCGGAGCGTACGGTCCGACGCTGAGCCACAACTTGGATGACATCGGCATTTGGCGCCGCGTGCTGACGCCAGCCGAAGTTTTCACCATCTTGAAAGAAGGTCGCGGCGGCCTGGATATTTCCGAGATCACCACGACTCTCGTCCCGGGCGACGTGAACGTAGACAATGTCACGAATGCTGCTGATTATGCCCTCTGGAATGCCAACGTCGGCTTCTCCACGGGCACCGGCGCCGGCACCCCGGCGAGCTTCGCCAAGGGCGATGCGGATTACAACGGCATCATCGATCTCGCCGACTTCAAGTTGATCGCCGATAACGCCACGCCAGGATTGGGCGTGCCCGAACCAGGATCGTTGGCCTTGGCTGCTTGCGGCTTAGGGGCCTTTGCCTTGTTGCGTCGTCGTGGCGCTCGTCGCTAA